One region of Quercus lobata isolate SW786 chromosome 2, ValleyOak3.0 Primary Assembly, whole genome shotgun sequence genomic DNA includes:
- the LOC115977939 gene encoding transmembrane protein 234 homolog — translation MIGDVEKMVAVGLVWGATNAIMRRGALLWDQALKSTPTPSPQHKLLSSLKNWFTLLSIWQYSIPFFINLSASATFFVILSHTPISLTVPVTNATTFAATAVFGMLLGEETRLAHALFGTALIVLGVWLCTQ, via the coding sequence GGAGACGTAGAGAAGATGGTGGCGGTGGGTCTAGTGTGGGGCGCCACCAACGCCATCATGCGCCGCGGCGCTCTCTTGTGGGACCAAGCTCTCAAATCCACTCCAACACCATCGCCACAACACAAATTGCTCTCTTCCCTCAAAAACTGGTTCACTCTCCTCTCTATCTGGCAATACTCCATCCCTTTCTTCATAAACCTCTCGGCCTCCGCTACTTTCTTCGTTATTCTAAGCCACACTCCCATCTCTCTCACCGTGCCCGTCACCAATGCCACCACATTTGCTGCGACTGCCGTCTTCGGAATGCTTTTAGGGGAAGAGACCCGCTTGGCCCACGCCTTGTTTGGTACGGCCCTTATTGTTCTCGGGGTTTGGCTTTGTACGCAATGA